From the Chryseobacterium sp. G0201 genome, the window TGATGTTCACGGAATTTTTATTGCGATCGGTCACAAACCGAATACCGATATTTTTGCAGGACAAATTGATCTTGATGAAAACGGATATATCGTAACTGAAAAAGGTTCTACAAGAACCAATCTTCCTGGAGTTTTTGCAGCGGGAGATGTTCAGGATCATATCTACAGACAAGCGATTACAGCTGCCGGAAGCGGATGTATGTCTGCAATGGATGCTGAAAAATATTTAGCAGAACTACATTAATAGTAACTTTAAAATATAAAACGCACCTTTTTGGTGCGTTTGTTTTTTACGATGAGAAATCTTTTCTACATATTTATTGGTGGTGGTTTAGGAAGTATTTTAAGATATCTGATATCAAGCTATACCCAAAAGCTTTGGAATGTTAATTCATTTCCGATGGGCACTTTTTTGGTGAATATTACAGGTTGTCTTCTTATTGGTTTTCTGACTTCTTATTTTGTGAAGAATGACAATTCATTAAAATTTCTTTTAATTACAGGACTTTGCGGGGGGTATACTACTTTTTCTACTTTCTCTGTAGAAAATTATACTTTGTGGCAAAATCAGCAGTACGGAATTTTATCTTTATATGTTTTGTTAAGCCTGATTTTAGGATTTGGAGCTGTAATTTTAGGAATGAAAATTCAAACTTCACTGTAGTAGTCGACGTTTATGAAAAATAATTAAGTTGATTTCTAGGTGATTATTGTTTTTTGAATAATTTTTTTTCGAAAATGTTTTGACAGAATTGAAAAACGTTCTATATTTGCACCACTGAAAACAACGATATAATCGGAGTTTAAGGAGAGATGGCAGAGTGGTCGATTGCGATAGTCTTGAAAACTATTGACTGTAACAGGTCCGGGGGTTCGAATCCCTCTCTCTCCGCTGGTTGAGAAACTAAATTTAAATTAAACCTTGTTAATCATATTATTAACAAGGTTTTTCTTTTTTATACAAAACAAACATAATCATTTACGTGTAAAACGGATGGAGCAAATTCGTTTACCATACATGTAAAATCAAGTAACCGAATTTCTCAAAAGTTTAGATGGAAGATATTTTGTAGTAACGTTAATAAGACTTATTCAATATTTGAACCTCTTGTGGAGTGGAAAAAGTTAAAATTAGAGATTTACATAACCAATTTCATTTATCATACTCATGTTAATTTTTGTCACAAAAAAAATAAAAAAAAGAAAAATGCTTGTTTTCAATAAATTATGTGTACATTTGTAAAATAATCAGGCTACTGCCGATGCTTATTCTGAATTTTTGAATTTACAATTCCTTATCAGTCTTCGCTTTTTCAGCCGCTACATTTTTGTCATCAATTTAACAGATGCAGTACCATTTCATCTTGAAACTTTCAAGATTCTAAAAAATACCAACATCATTTCTTGCTTACAAATCGATTTATTACTGTTTTGATGTAATCATCAATACCGTAATGGCAATAGCCAAAAATAATTTATCAGTGAATACAACAATTTATAATACAATACAATGCAACAAGGAACAGTAAAATTCTTTAACAATACCAAAGGATTTGGTTTTATTACACCTTCAAATGGAGGTCCAGATGTTTTCGTACATACTTCAGGTTTAGTAAATGATATTCGTGAAAACGATGTCGTAACATTTGACGTACAAAACGGAGCAAAAGGCGTTAACGCAGTTAACGTAAAAATAGCTTAAATTAAAAAACTGTTTTGGTTTCACTACCATCACAGTAATG encodes:
- a CDS encoding cold-shock protein produces the protein MQQGTVKFFNNTKGFGFITPSNGGPDVFVHTSGLVNDIRENDVVTFDVQNGAKGVNAVNVKIA
- the crcB gene encoding fluoride efflux transporter CrcB; translated protein: MRLFFTMRNLFYIFIGGGLGSILRYLISSYTQKLWNVNSFPMGTFLVNITGCLLIGFLTSYFVKNDNSLKFLLITGLCGGYTTFSTFSVENYTLWQNQQYGILSLYVLLSLILGFGAVILGMKIQTSL